In Rubrobacter radiotolerans DSM 5868, a genomic segment contains:
- a CDS encoding iron-containing alcohol dehydrogenase translates to MEIREDALELLPECVSELLGSGRPEARVLLVTDSTRIMRAGEDLKERVWRTLSGIYAGAEWVVVGTGHSRLHADEEAIGEVGAAVAGAGGVLADCVVVVGSGTVTDICKVAISRTGGDAPLVVVQTAASVDGFSDDVSVILKNGVKRTVPSRWPEVLLADLTTIVEAPREMTAAGYGDAISMYTAPADWRLASVLGLDASYHPAPVEMLLEGGPDVIGAAEGLGRLDPDAMEKLVRLLALRGIASGVSGSTAILSGAEHVVSHMLDLHAGQTKTPPGIHGAQVGVASVAVAAVWQTLLEGLDPATVDVEGCFPEAEEMEPVVRDAFIGLDPTGVVGSECWSDYRQKLSRWHANRGRFEAFLESWPDYREELGRLVAQPEDLALSLTLVGAPARFGELSPLVSPDTVRWALLNCHFMRNRLNVVDLLYFLGWWDSGFVERLLRRVDGHSRAAVENRDGSTP, encoded by the coding sequence GTGGAGATCCGGGAGGACGCCCTGGAGCTTCTGCCGGAGTGCGTCTCGGAACTGCTCGGGTCCGGGCGGCCGGAGGCGCGCGTACTTCTCGTGACCGATTCGACGCGGATAATGCGAGCCGGTGAGGACCTCAAGGAAAGGGTCTGGAGGACGCTCTCGGGGATCTACGCGGGGGCCGAGTGGGTGGTCGTCGGGACCGGACATTCGAGGCTTCACGCGGACGAAGAGGCGATCGGAGAGGTAGGAGCCGCAGTTGCGGGGGCGGGCGGCGTGCTCGCGGACTGCGTGGTCGTTGTAGGCTCCGGGACCGTCACGGACATCTGCAAGGTCGCCATAAGCCGGACGGGGGGCGACGCTCCGCTCGTCGTCGTGCAGACCGCCGCTTCGGTGGACGGCTTCTCAGACGATGTGTCCGTGATCCTGAAGAACGGAGTAAAGCGGACCGTACCTTCGCGCTGGCCAGAGGTGCTTCTGGCCGACCTGACAACGATAGTGGAGGCTCCGCGCGAGATGACCGCCGCCGGGTACGGCGACGCCATCTCGATGTACACGGCCCCCGCGGACTGGCGGCTCGCCTCGGTATTGGGGCTCGACGCCTCGTATCATCCGGCTCCGGTCGAGATGCTGCTCGAAGGGGGGCCGGACGTGATCGGCGCCGCCGAAGGGCTCGGGAGGCTCGACCCCGACGCTATGGAGAAGCTTGTCCGGCTCCTCGCCCTGCGCGGCATCGCGAGCGGCGTGTCGGGCAGCACGGCTATCCTTTCCGGAGCCGAGCACGTCGTGAGCCACATGCTAGACCTGCACGCCGGGCAGACAAAGACCCCGCCCGGCATCCACGGCGCGCAGGTCGGCGTTGCCTCGGTAGCGGTCGCCGCTGTGTGGCAGACCCTTCTCGAAGGTCTGGACCCGGCAACCGTGGACGTCGAGGGTTGCTTCCCGGAGGCGGAAGAGATGGAGCCGGTAGTGCGCGACGCTTTTATCGGACTGGATCCCACAGGAGTCGTCGGGAGCGAATGCTGGAGCGACTACAGGCAGAAGCTCTCGCGCTGGCATGCAAACCGGGGCAGGTTCGAGGCCTTCCTGGAAAGCTGGCCGGATTACAGGGAAGAGCTCGGCAGGCTCGTGGCCCAGCCCGAGGACTTGGCCTTGTCCTTGACCCTTGTCGGAGCGCCCGCCCGGTTCGGAGAGCTGAGCCCACTGGTGTCGCCTGACACGGTCCGGTGGGCCCTTCTCAACTGCCACTTTATGCGCAACCGCCTCAACGTCGTCGACCTTCTGTACTTCCTGGGGTGGTGGGACTCCGGGTTTGTCGAGAGGCTTCTTCGACGGGTGGACGGACATTCAAGAGCCGCGGTAGAAAACAGGGACGGTTCGACCCCGTAG
- a CDS encoding sugar-binding transcriptional regulator: MDKRGSEAARAAWLYYVEELTQGEVAKELGVSRSTVVRLLRRAKESGLVRITLDVPQDVFEIERELERLYGLRRVRLVPDAGDEETLKRWLGHVGSEVLTEMVQPGSTVAVGWGTTLREITASLSGEQEIKDVKVVPLVGGLHRASSGTNSYWVAEQLGRYFRASAEALYAPLFVEDRSTAEALTKDPDIRNTVELVRQASLVLYSVGTLDDDSTIVKLGYLSDEQRAFLRERGAAGDIVCRWIDAHGDPVELPPTINPVGVTLEDLRNIPERLMVGGGESKREALLGALRGGYVTTLVTDDSTAAYLLERVTNLPDAPDAANRTASASQQ, translated from the coding sequence ATGGACAAGCGAGGAAGTGAAGCGGCGCGAGCGGCCTGGCTCTACTACGTAGAGGAGTTAACTCAGGGAGAAGTAGCCAAAGAGCTTGGAGTGAGCCGCAGCACGGTGGTCCGGCTGCTCCGGCGGGCGAAAGAGAGTGGTCTGGTCAGGATCACCCTCGACGTCCCGCAGGACGTCTTTGAGATCGAGCGCGAGCTGGAGCGGCTCTACGGTCTGAGGAGGGTTCGGCTCGTCCCGGACGCGGGAGACGAGGAGACGCTGAAGCGATGGCTGGGACATGTCGGCTCCGAGGTGTTGACCGAGATGGTCCAGCCGGGGAGTACGGTAGCCGTTGGCTGGGGGACTACGCTGCGGGAGATCACCGCCTCGCTGTCAGGGGAGCAGGAGATCAAGGACGTAAAGGTCGTGCCTCTCGTGGGTGGTCTGCACCGGGCTTCGAGCGGGACGAACTCCTACTGGGTGGCCGAGCAACTCGGGAGGTACTTCCGGGCCTCCGCAGAGGCCCTCTATGCGCCCCTGTTCGTCGAGGATCGCTCCACCGCGGAGGCGCTGACAAAAGACCCTGACATAAGGAACACCGTGGAACTGGTGCGTCAGGCCTCGCTCGTGCTCTACAGCGTCGGCACGCTTGACGATGACTCGACCATCGTCAAACTCGGGTACCTCTCCGACGAGCAGCGCGCTTTCCTGCGCGAGCGCGGAGCGGCGGGAGACATCGTCTGTCGCTGGATAGACGCTCACGGCGACCCCGTCGAGCTCCCCCCCACAATAAACCCGGTCGGGGTGACACTGGAAGACCTCAGAAACATACCGGAGCGCCTGATGGTCGGCGGCGGAGAGTCGAAGCGCGAGGCCCTCCTCGGAGCCCTGCGCGGCGGCTACGTTACAACGCTCGTAACCGACGATAGCACGGCCGCATACCTCCTGGAACGCGTAACCAACCTCCCGGATGCCCCGGACGCGGCCAACAGAACCGCATCCGCTTCGCAGCAGTAA